The Pseudomonas fragi DNA window GCGCGTGGTGGCTTAAGCCTACGGAGAAAACACAATGATGCCCCTGCATACCTTGCTAAAGCCCCTTTGCAGCATGCTATTGGCCGGTTTTGCCTGCGCCGCGTTGGCCGCTCCCCAACATGCCTTGACCCTCTACGACGAGCCGCCGAAATACCCGGCCAATTTCAAGCATGTGGAATACGTCAATCCGGACGCGCCCAAGGGCGGCACGTTTCGCAAGTCCGCACTGGGCAGCTTCGACAGCCTCAACCCCTTTATAAACAAAGGCGTACCGGCCGACGATATTGATCTGACCTTCGATACCCTGGCCCGGCAAACCCTCGACGAGCCTTTCACGTCCTACGGTCTGATTGCCGAGAAAATCGAAAAAGCCCCGGATAACAGCTGGGTGCGTTTTTACCTGCGCCCCGAAGCGAAATTCAGCGATGGCCATCCGATTCGCGCCGAAGATGTGGTTTTCAGCTTCGATACCCTGATGAAAAGTGGCTCACCGCTGTACAAGGGCTATTACAGCGATGTCGACCAGGCTATCGCGGAAAATCCGCTGCAGGTCAAATTCACCTTCAAGCACAACAAAAACCGCGAACTGCCGCTGATCCTTGGTCAGCTCCCAGTACTGCCCAAGCACTGGTGGGAAACCCGCGACTTCAACAAGGGCAACCTGGAAATCCCGCCCGGCAGCGGCCCCTACACCATCGCCGAGATCAAGCCCGGGCGCTCGATCCGTTACGAGCGCAACAAGGACTACTGGGGCAAGGACCTGCCCATCAACAAGGGCCTGTACAACTTCGACGCCATCACCGTCGATTACTTTCGCGACAACAGCGTGGCCTTCGAAGCGCTCAAGGCCGGTCAGTTTGATTACTGGCTGGAAATCAGCGCGAAAAACTGGGCGGGGGCCTACAACGCCCCGGCCTTTACCCAAGGCCGCCTGAAAAAAGAAGAAATTCGTAATCACAATCCGACGGGCATGCAGGGGTTTATCTTCAACCTGCGCAGGCCCATGTTCCAGGATGTGCGCGTTCGCGAGGCGCTAAGCCTGCTGTTCGACTTTGAATGGGCCAACAAGCAACTGTTCAACGGCGCCTATGCGCGCACTGGCAGCTACTTCGAGAACTCGGAAATGGCCGCCAAGGCACCGCCGACCGAAGCCGAGCTGGCCATTTTGGAGCCCTTGCGCGGGCAGATTCCCGAGCAGGTATTCACGGACGTGTTCAAGCCCAGTGTTACCGATGCCAGCGGCATGATTCGCGAGCAACAGCGCCGCGCCTACCAACTGCTGCAAGACGCCGGCTGGCGCATCGTCGACGACAAGATGGTCGACGCCCAGGGCAAACCGGTGAAAATCGAGTTTTTGCTGGCACAAACCGAGTTCGAGCGCATCCTGCTGCCGTTCAAGCGCAACCTCAGTGACCTGGGCATCGATTTGCAGATTCGCCGGGTCGACACCTCCCAGTACCTCAACCGCCTGCGCTCACGGGATTACGACATGATTGTCGGCAGTTTCCCGCAATCAAACTCACCGGGCAGTGAGCAGCGCGAATACTGGGAATCGCAAAGCATCGACAAGCCCGGCAGCCGCAACTTTATCGGCCTCAAGGATCCGGCCATCGACCAGTTGACCGAAGGCCTGATCAACGCCGAGTCCCGGCAAAGCCTGATCAACCATGCCCGGGCGCTGGACCGCGTGCTGCAGTGGGGCTTTTATGTGATCCCCAACTGGCATATCAAAACCTGGCGCGTGGCCTACTCGAACCATATTGGCCACCCTGAAATCACGCCCAAATACGATATTGGCACCACCACCTGGTGGGCCAAACCTGACGTCAAACCTGCACCCTCGAACCAACCTTCAAGCGCGAGCCAGGAGCCTTAAATGCTGGCTTATATTGTCAGGCGACTACTGCTGATCATTCCGACCCTTTTCGGGATACTGCTGATCAACTTCATCATTATCCAGGCGGCGCCCGGCGGCCCGGTTGAACAAATGATCGCCAAGCTCGAAGGCTTTGACGGCGCCACCAGTCGCATTGCCGGTGGTGGCTCGGAAGTCTCGGTGGCGGGTTCCAACTACCGCGGCGCCCAGGGGCTGGACCCGGAGCTGATCAAGGAAATCGAAAAGATGTACGGCTTCGACAAGTCGGCGCCGGAACGCTTGTGGATCATGATCAAGAACTACGCCCGGCTGGACTTCGGCGAGAGTTTCTTCCGCGATGCCAAGGTCATCGACCTGATCAAGGAAAAAATGCCCGTCTCCATCTCGCTGGGGTTATGGAGCACCCTGATCATGTACCTGGTGTCGATCCCCCTGGGGATCGCCAAGGCCACGCGCCACGGCAGCCACTTCGATGTCTGGACCAGTTCGCTGATCATCGTCGGCTATGCCATCCCGGCCTTTCTGTTTGCCATCCTGCTGATCGTGCTGTTTGCCGGGGGCAGCTACCTCGACTGGTTCCCCTTGCGCGGCCTGACCTCCAATAACTTCGACGAGTTGAGCCTGGGCGGCAAGATTCTCGATTACTTCTGGCACCTGGCCTTGCCCGTCACGGCGCTGGTGATCGGCAACTTCGCCACCATGACCCTGCTGACCAAAAACAGCTTTCTGGATGAAATCAACAAACAATACGTCGTCACTGCCAAAGCCAAGGGCCTGACCAACCACCGCGTGCTCTATGGCCACGTGTTCCGCAATGCCATGCTGCTGGTGATTGCCGGTTTCCCTTCGGCCTTTATCGGGATTTTCTTTACCGGCTCGTTGCTGGTCGAAGTGATTTTCTCCCTCGACGGCCTGGGCCTGATGAGTTTCGAGGCGGCGATCAACCGCGACTACCCCGTGGTATTCGGCACCCTGTTTATCTTTACGCTGGTCGGGCTGGTGGTGAAGCTGATCGGCGACCTCTCATACACCCTGGTTGATCCGCGCATCGACTTTGAAAGCAGGGAGCATTGAGATGAAATTATCCCCCCTCAATCGACGCCGCTTTGCCCGATTCAAAGCCAACAAGCGTGGCTGGTGGTCGCTGTGGATCTTTCTGGTGCTGTTCGGGCTCAGCCTCAACGCCGAGTTCATTGCCAACGACAAGCCGCTGGTCATCAATTACGACGGGGAGTGGTATTTCCCGGCACTCAAGCGCTATCCCGAGACCGATTTTGGCGGCGAGTTCCCCCTCGAAGCCAACTACAAAAGCCCGTATATCCGTGAACTGCTGGCCAAGAAAGATGCCTGGGTGCTGTGGCCGCCTATCCCCTACAGCTATCAGAGCATCAACTACGACCTGAAAGTCCCGGCTCCCGCCCCGCCCTCCGCCGAGAACTGGCTGGGCACCGATGACCAGGGCCGCGATGTGCTGGCACGGGTGATTTATGGCTTTCGCATATCAGTGCTGTTCGCCCTGACCCTGACCGTCCTGAGTTCGATCATTGGTGTAATCGCCGGGGCCTTGCAGGGTTTTTATGGCGGCTGGGTCGACCTTGCCGGTCAGCGCTTTCTGGAAATCTGGTCAGGCTTGCCGGTGCTGTACCTGTTGATCATCCTCGCCAGTTTCGTGCAGCCCAACTTCTGGTGGCTGCTGGGTATCATGTTGCTGTTCTCCTGGATGAGCCTGGTGGACGTAGTACGCGCCGAATTCCTGCGTGGGCGTAATCTGGAATATGTGCGTGCCGCCCGTGCCCTGGGCATGCAGGACATGGCCATCATGTACCGCCACATCCTGCCCAACGCGATGGTCTCCACCATGACCTTTATGCCGTTTATCCTCACTGGCGCCATCGGCACGCTCACTGCGCTGGACTTCCTGGGCTTCGGCCTGCCGCCGGGGGCACCGTCGCTGGGTGAACTGGTGGCCCAGGGCAAGTCCAACCTGCAAGCGCCGTGGCTGGGCATCAGCGCGTTCGCGGTACTGGCCATCATGCTCAGCCTGCTGGTATTTATCGGTGAGTCCGCCCGCGATGCCTTCGACCCGAGGAAATAACATGACGCAGGACAATCTGATCGAAGTGCGCGACCTCAGTGTCGAGTTTGTCGCGGGGGAAACCCCGCAGAGGGTGGTACAAGGCATCAGTTTTGATATCAGGCGTGGCGAAACCCTGGCCCTGGTTGGCGAAAGCGGCTCGGGCAAATCGGTGACTGCGCACTCGATCCTCAGGCTGTTGCCCTACCCGCTTGCGCGCCACCCTACTGGCACGATCACCTATGGCGGGCATGATTTACTGAGCGCGGACGAAAAAAAACTGCGGCATATCCGCGGCAATCGCATCGCAATGATTTTTCAGGAGCCGATGACCTCGCTCAACCCGCTGCACAGCATTGAAAAACAAATCAATGAGGTGCTGGGCATTCACAAGGGGCTCACCGGCAAGGCCGCCACGCAGCGCACCCTGGAGCTGCTTGAGCTGGTAGGCATTCCCGAGCCACACAAACGCCTCAAAGCCCTGCCACACGAGCTCTCAGGCGGCCAGAGGCAGCGTGTAATGATCGCCATGGCCCTGGCCAATGAGCCGGAGCTGCTGATTGCCGATGAACCCACCACGGCTCTGGACGTCACGGTACAGCTCAAGATTCTCGATTTGCTCAAGGACCTGCAGGCCCGGTTGGGCATGTCGTTGTTACTGATCAGTCACGATTTGAACCTTGTGCGAAGAATTGCACATCGAGTATGTGTCATGCAGCGCGGTTTAATCGTCGAACAAGCATCGTGCGAGCAGCTGTTCCGTTCGCCGCAGCATCCCTACACCCGGGAACTGCTCAGTGCAGAGCCCAGCGGAGGCCCGGCCAACACGGTTGCCGGCCCGCCATTGCTGCAAGTCGAGGACCTGAAAGTCTGGTTCCCGATCAAGAAAGGCCTGCTACGCAAGACCGTCGATTACGTGAAAGCGGTCGACGGCATCAATTTCAGCCTGCCCCAGGGGCAGACCCTGGGGATTGTGGGCGAAAGCGGATCGGGCAAGTCGACCCTGGGGCTGGCGATTTTACGTTTGATTGCCAGCCAGGGTTCGATCAGTTTTGAAGGCAAACGGCTAGACTGTTTGTCGCAGAAAGAAGTACGGCCGCTGCGCCGGGAAATGCAGGTGGTGTTCCAGGACCCCTTTGGCAGTCTCAGCCCGCGCATGAGCGTCAGCGAGATTGTCGGTGAAGGCTTGCGCATCCACCGCATGGGTACCGATGCGGAGCAGGAAATTGCAATTATTGAAGCCTTGCGAGAAGTAGGTCTGGATCCGGAAACCCGGCACCGTTACCCTCACGAGTTTTCAGGCGGACAACGGCAACGAATCGCCATTGCCCGCGCCCTGGTGTTGAAGCCGGAGCTGATTTTGCTGGACGAGCCAACCTCGGCGTTGGATCGCACAGTACAGCGCCAGGTGGTTGAGCTGCTGCGCTCACTGCAAACCAGGCACAACTTGACGTATTTGTTTATCAGCCATGACCTGGCTGTGGTCAAAGCGCTGAGCCACCAGTTGATGGTGGTCAAGCATGGCCAAGTGGTCGAACAGGGTGATGCGCAAAGTATCTTTGCCTCACCGCAACATCCATATACACAACAGCTGCTGGAAGCCGCCTTTTTGGCACCAGTGGCTGTCGATTAACCTGATAGAGGAACAACACATGGGTTTTCTCACCGGTAAGCGCGTACTGATCGTTGGCGTCGCTAGCAAATTGTCCATCGCCTCTGGCATTGCTGCCGCCATGCACCGTGAAGGCGCCGAGCTGGCTTTCACTTATCAGAACGAAAAGCTGAAAGGTCGTGTTGAAGAATTCGCCGCAGGCTGGGGCTCGAACCCTGAGCTGTGCTTCCCTTGCGACGTGGCCAGCGATGAAGAAATCGCCAAGGTTTTCGAAGACCTGAGCAAGAAGTGGGACGGTCTGGACTGCATCGTTCACTCCGTAGGTTTCGCCCCGGGCGACCAACTGGATGGCGACTTCACCGACGCTACCACCCGTGAAGGCTTCCGCATCGCTCACGACATCAGCGCCTACAGCTTCGTGGCTCTGGCCAAGGCTGGCCGCCCGATGATGAAAGGCCGCAATGGCAGCCTGCTGACCCTGTCCTACCTGGGCGCCGAGCGCACCATGCCTAACTACAACGTGATGGGCATGGCCAAGGCCAGCCTGGAAGCCGGTGTACGTTACCTGGCAGGCAGCCTGGGCCCTGAGGGCACTCGCGTTAACTGCGTATCGGCAGGCCCGATCCGTACCCTGGCAGCGTCGGGCATCAAGAACTTCCGCAAAATGCTGGCGGCCAACGAAGCGCAGACCCCACTGCGTCGCAACGTGACCATCGACGAAGTCGGCAATGCCGGCGCCTTCCTGTGCTCGGACCTGGCATCGGGTATCAGCGGCGAAATCATGTACGTAGACGGCGGCTTCAACACCACCGCTATGGGCAGCCTCGAAGAGTAACTTCTTCGCAGTAGCCGCTACACAAAACGCCCGGTGCAGTGATTGCACCGGGCGTTTTTTTGTCTCAGGAAAACCTGTGGAAGATGACCTGTGGAAGATGACCTGTGGGAGCGGGCTTGCCCGCGATGGCATCAACGCAGTGTGCCTGTCATACCGCTCCGCCTGCATCGCGAGCAAGCCCGCTCCCACAAAAAAACAGGCACAAAAAAAGGCCGCTCAATGAGCGGCCTTTTTTCGTGAAGCAGGCAGAACGCTTAGTAGCGCTCAACCTTGGCTTCGTTTTCCAGCTGCTTGCGGTAGGCAGCAAAATCTTGCTGACCCACACGCGAAGCGAGGAAGCGGCGATACGACGCTTTCTCTTCTTCAGTCGGCGCTACTGCATCGTTGACACCATTCAAACGCAGCACAACCACAGCGCCATCAGCCAGGGTGACGCTGCCGAAAGTCGGCTTGTCCTTGGCTGCCGGTTTAGGCATACGGAACACGGCTTGCAGCACGGCAGGATCAATACCTTCCTGGCCACGGGCAACCGCTTCCTGGACCTTCCACGACTGACCATCAATCGGCTGGTTCAACGGCAGTTTGCCATCGCGCAGTTCCTTGATGATCTCTTCAGCACGGGTTTTGGCCGCGGCACTGGCGTGCTCCTTGACCAGTTGCGCACGAATGCTCGAGGCCACAGCCTCCAGCGGCAACTGCTCAGGCTTGCGGTGCTCCTTGACGCGCAATACCACTACGGTCTCAGGGTCCAGCTCCAGCGCCGTACTGTTAGCACCTTCATCCATCACTTCGGTGCTGAATGCAGCTTGAATCACCGCGCGATTGGCGGTAACACCGTCGCCGCCTTCACGACCAAATGGCGCAGAGGTGTGCACGGTCAGCTTGAGCTCTTGAGCCGGCTGAGCCAGATCGGACGCTTCAAACGCCGAGTCTTCCAATTGCTTGGTCGCATCGACAAACAGGCGTTCAACCTGCTGGGTTTTCAGGTCATGGGTCAGCTTGTCTTTCAGGCTGGCAAAGCTCGGCACTTCAGGTGCTTCAACGCCCAGCAGCTTGATCAGGTGATAACCGAAGCTGGTGCGCACCGGCTCCGACACCTGGTCCTGCTTCAACCCATAAACCGCCGTTTCGAACACAGGGTCGTAAACACCCGGGCCTGCGAAGCCCAGGTCACCGCCATTGGCAGCCGAGCCCGGATCCTGGGAAAACTCCTTGGCCAGAGCTTCGAAGCTTTCGCCTTTGGCCAGACGCTGCTGAATCTCGGCGATCCTGGCCTTGGCCTGCTCGTCGCTAACCTTGTCATTCACTTCGATCAGGATATGCGCAGCCCGGCGTTGTTCGGCCAGGTTGGCGATTTCCTTCTGATACAAGGCTTGCAGCTCATCATCCTTCACGGCTACCTGATCAAAGAAAGAAGATTTCTTCAACTCGATATAGTCGATCACCACCTGATCAGGGGTCATGAATTCTTTGGCGTGCTCGTCGTAGTAAGCCTTGATCTCGGCGTCGCTCAGTTTCACCGCAGCCGGGTCGGCCTTGATGTTCAGCGAAGCGAAATCACGGGTTTGTTTTTCCAGACGGGCAAACGCATTCACCTGCTCATCGGTCACGAAACCACTGCCCGCCAGACCGGCACGCAGCTGACCAATCAGCATTTCCTCGCCCAGCATGTTACGGAACTGCAAGCGACCGTAACCCAGTTGACGGATCACCTGGTCGAAACGCTCAGGGCTGAACTTGCCGTCTTCCTGAAATTCAGGGGTCAACAGAATGACCTGGTCCAAAGCAGCTTCAGAGAACGAAAATTTCGCGTCTTTGGCGCCTTGCAGCAACAGCTTGCGATCAATCAGCCCTTTGAGGGCCGCTTCACGCAGCATTTTTTCATCCAGCAATGACGAGTCGAAATCCTTGCCCAGTTGCTGCAGCAGCTGACGACGTTGCATGTCGAC harbors:
- a CDS encoding extracellular solute-binding protein — encoded protein: MMPLHTLLKPLCSMLLAGFACAALAAPQHALTLYDEPPKYPANFKHVEYVNPDAPKGGTFRKSALGSFDSLNPFINKGVPADDIDLTFDTLARQTLDEPFTSYGLIAEKIEKAPDNSWVRFYLRPEAKFSDGHPIRAEDVVFSFDTLMKSGSPLYKGYYSDVDQAIAENPLQVKFTFKHNKNRELPLILGQLPVLPKHWWETRDFNKGNLEIPPGSGPYTIAEIKPGRSIRYERNKDYWGKDLPINKGLYNFDAITVDYFRDNSVAFEALKAGQFDYWLEISAKNWAGAYNAPAFTQGRLKKEEIRNHNPTGMQGFIFNLRRPMFQDVRVREALSLLFDFEWANKQLFNGAYARTGSYFENSEMAAKAPPTEAELAILEPLRGQIPEQVFTDVFKPSVTDASGMIREQQRRAYQLLQDAGWRIVDDKMVDAQGKPVKIEFLLAQTEFERILLPFKRNLSDLGIDLQIRRVDTSQYLNRLRSRDYDMIVGSFPQSNSPGSEQREYWESQSIDKPGSRNFIGLKDPAIDQLTEGLINAESRQSLINHARALDRVLQWGFYVIPNWHIKTWRVAYSNHIGHPEITPKYDIGTTTWWAKPDVKPAPSNQPSSASQEP
- a CDS encoding SurA N-terminal domain-containing protein, translated to MLQNIRDNSQGWIAKTIIGVIVALMALTGFDAIFQATSTSQDAAKVNGEEITQVELSQAVDMQRRQLLQQLGKDFDSSLLDEKMLREAALKGLIDRKLLLQGAKDAKFSFSEAALDQVILLTPEFQEDGKFSPERFDQVIRQLGYGRLQFRNMLGEEMLIGQLRAGLAGSGFVTDEQVNAFARLEKQTRDFASLNIKADPAAVKLSDAEIKAYYDEHAKEFMTPDQVVIDYIELKKSSFFDQVAVKDDELQALYQKEIANLAEQRRAAHILIEVNDKVSDEQAKARIAEIQQRLAKGESFEALAKEFSQDPGSAANGGDLGFAGPGVYDPVFETAVYGLKQDQVSEPVRTSFGYHLIKLLGVEAPEVPSFASLKDKLTHDLKTQQVERLFVDATKQLEDSAFEASDLAQPAQELKLTVHTSAPFGREGGDGVTANRAVIQAAFSTEVMDEGANSTALELDPETVVVLRVKEHRKPEQLPLEAVASSIRAQLVKEHASAAAKTRAEEIIKELRDGKLPLNQPIDGQSWKVQEAVARGQEGIDPAVLQAVFRMPKPAAKDKPTFGSVTLADGAVVVLRLNGVNDAVAPTEEEKASYRRFLASRVGQQDFAAYRKQLENEAKVERY
- a CDS encoding microcin C ABC transporter permease YejB; its protein translation is MLAYIVRRLLLIIPTLFGILLINFIIIQAAPGGPVEQMIAKLEGFDGATSRIAGGGSEVSVAGSNYRGAQGLDPELIKEIEKMYGFDKSAPERLWIMIKNYARLDFGESFFRDAKVIDLIKEKMPVSISLGLWSTLIMYLVSIPLGIAKATRHGSHFDVWTSSLIIVGYAIPAFLFAILLIVLFAGGSYLDWFPLRGLTSNNFDELSLGGKILDYFWHLALPVTALVIGNFATMTLLTKNSFLDEINKQYVVTAKAKGLTNHRVLYGHVFRNAMLLVIAGFPSAFIGIFFTGSLLVEVIFSLDGLGLMSFEAAINRDYPVVFGTLFIFTLVGLVVKLIGDLSYTLVDPRIDFESREH
- a CDS encoding ABC transporter ATP-binding protein translates to MTQDNLIEVRDLSVEFVAGETPQRVVQGISFDIRRGETLALVGESGSGKSVTAHSILRLLPYPLARHPTGTITYGGHDLLSADEKKLRHIRGNRIAMIFQEPMTSLNPLHSIEKQINEVLGIHKGLTGKAATQRTLELLELVGIPEPHKRLKALPHELSGGQRQRVMIAMALANEPELLIADEPTTALDVTVQLKILDLLKDLQARLGMSLLLISHDLNLVRRIAHRVCVMQRGLIVEQASCEQLFRSPQHPYTRELLSAEPSGGPANTVAGPPLLQVEDLKVWFPIKKGLLRKTVDYVKAVDGINFSLPQGQTLGIVGESGSGKSTLGLAILRLIASQGSISFEGKRLDCLSQKEVRPLRREMQVVFQDPFGSLSPRMSVSEIVGEGLRIHRMGTDAEQEIAIIEALREVGLDPETRHRYPHEFSGGQRQRIAIARALVLKPELILLDEPTSALDRTVQRQVVELLRSLQTRHNLTYLFISHDLAVVKALSHQLMVVKHGQVVEQGDAQSIFASPQHPYTQQLLEAAFLAPVAVD
- the fabI gene encoding enoyl-ACP reductase FabI, whose product is MGFLTGKRVLIVGVASKLSIASGIAAAMHREGAELAFTYQNEKLKGRVEEFAAGWGSNPELCFPCDVASDEEIAKVFEDLSKKWDGLDCIVHSVGFAPGDQLDGDFTDATTREGFRIAHDISAYSFVALAKAGRPMMKGRNGSLLTLSYLGAERTMPNYNVMGMAKASLEAGVRYLAGSLGPEGTRVNCVSAGPIRTLAASGIKNFRKMLAANEAQTPLRRNVTIDEVGNAGAFLCSDLASGISGEIMYVDGGFNTTAMGSLEE
- a CDS encoding ABC transporter permease — protein: MKLSPLNRRRFARFKANKRGWWSLWIFLVLFGLSLNAEFIANDKPLVINYDGEWYFPALKRYPETDFGGEFPLEANYKSPYIRELLAKKDAWVLWPPIPYSYQSINYDLKVPAPAPPSAENWLGTDDQGRDVLARVIYGFRISVLFALTLTVLSSIIGVIAGALQGFYGGWVDLAGQRFLEIWSGLPVLYLLIILASFVQPNFWWLLGIMLLFSWMSLVDVVRAEFLRGRNLEYVRAARALGMQDMAIMYRHILPNAMVSTMTFMPFILTGAIGTLTALDFLGFGLPPGAPSLGELVAQGKSNLQAPWLGISAFAVLAIMLSLLVFIGESARDAFDPRK